Proteins from one Arthrobacter sp. Soc17.1.1.1 genomic window:
- a CDS encoding amidohydrolase has translation MPSPRPAPVLYRNGSVYSPADPFATAMLVDGGTIAWVGTEHAAANLEGPDVRSVDLDGALVTPGFVDAHTHTTETGIALGSIDLTACRSLAGLLDAVAAASAAGSATILGFGWDESQWPENRVPTAAELDRAGGGALVYLVRADIHSAVVSGTLAAALGLAALDGWDDGFVVRAAHEASRQATRSLTPDQRATYQRAALLHAASRGYVAVTEMAAPHIAPREDLETLLSLDGPGHEVPLPEVIPYWAQLTSSHDEVRELMQGFGGRLAGLAGDLNVDGSIGSRTAALREPYSDDPGNRGTLYLDADAVGAHLLATTAETVQAGFHVIGDAGLDVVLQGLDLAARELGVEEVRRARHRLEHVELADDAAIAALVHYGVAVSGQPAFDALWGVEDGLYGQRLGERSAGMNRFASLLSAGVLVALGSDSPVTPLDPWASVRACLQHSNPGENISARAAFIAHTRASWRLSGRSPMMGQLAPGTPASFAVWKVDELMVQTPDNRVQSWSTDPRAGTPLLPALDTENAPLCLETVHDGRRLYAAEGFAAA, from the coding sequence ATGCCCAGCCCCCGCCCCGCACCCGTCCTCTACCGCAACGGCTCCGTCTACAGTCCCGCCGATCCCTTCGCCACCGCCATGCTCGTCGACGGCGGCACGATCGCCTGGGTGGGCACCGAACACGCGGCAGCGAACCTCGAGGGGCCGGACGTACGCAGCGTCGACCTCGACGGCGCGCTCGTCACGCCCGGCTTCGTGGACGCGCACACCCATACCACGGAGACGGGCATCGCCCTCGGGTCGATCGACCTGACGGCATGCCGTTCGCTCGCGGGACTGCTGGACGCCGTCGCCGCCGCGTCCGCCGCCGGGTCGGCGACCATCCTCGGCTTCGGCTGGGACGAGTCGCAGTGGCCGGAGAACCGCGTGCCCACGGCCGCGGAGCTGGACCGCGCCGGCGGCGGCGCCCTCGTATACCTGGTGCGGGCCGACATTCACTCCGCCGTGGTCTCCGGCACGCTCGCCGCAGCGCTCGGCCTCGCCGCCCTGGACGGCTGGGACGACGGGTTCGTGGTCCGCGCGGCGCACGAGGCGTCGCGGCAGGCCACGCGCAGTCTCACGCCGGACCAGCGCGCCACCTACCAGCGCGCCGCGCTGCTCCACGCCGCGAGCCGCGGGTACGTGGCGGTCACGGAGATGGCGGCGCCGCACATCGCCCCGCGCGAGGATCTCGAGACGCTGCTGTCCCTCGACGGTCCCGGTCACGAGGTCCCCCTTCCCGAGGTCATCCCGTACTGGGCGCAGCTGACCTCGTCCCATGACGAGGTGCGCGAGCTCATGCAGGGTTTCGGCGGCCGCCTCGCGGGCCTCGCCGGTGACCTCAACGTGGACGGCTCCATCGGCTCGCGTACCGCCGCCCTCCGCGAGCCCTACAGCGATGATCCCGGCAACCGCGGCACGCTCTACCTGGACGCGGACGCGGTCGGAGCGCACCTGCTCGCCACCACGGCCGAGACCGTCCAGGCCGGCTTCCATGTGATCGGCGACGCGGGGCTCGATGTCGTCCTGCAGGGCCTCGACCTGGCCGCCCGTGAACTCGGCGTGGAGGAGGTCCGCCGGGCGCGGCACCGGCTGGAACACGTGGAGCTCGCCGACGACGCCGCCATCGCGGCGCTGGTGCACTACGGCGTCGCCGTGAGCGGGCAGCCGGCGTTCGACGCCCTGTGGGGCGTCGAGGACGGCCTCTACGGGCAGCGGCTGGGGGAGCGCAGCGCCGGCATGAACCGCTTCGCGTCCCTGCTCTCCGCCGGCGTCCTCGTGGCGCTCGGCTCCGACAGCCCCGTCACCCCCCTCGACCCCTGGGCGTCCGTCCGCGCGTGCCTGCAGCACAGCAACCCGGGAGAGAACATCTCCGCCCGGGCCGCGTTCATCGCCCACACGCGGGCGAGCTGGCGGCTCTCGGGCCGCAGCCCCATGATGGGCCAGCTCGCGCCCGGCACCCCGGCGTCGTTCGCCGTGTGGAAGGTCGACGAGCTGATGGTGCAGACCCCCGACAACCGGGTCCAGTCCTGGAGCACCGATCCGCGCGCCGGCACACCGCTGCTGCCCGCCCTGGACACCGAGAACGCCCCGCTCTGCCTCGAGACCGTGCACGACGGGCGGCGCCTCTACGCCGCCGAGGGCTTCGCCGCGGCCTAG
- a CDS encoding polyprenol monophosphomannose synthase, with protein sequence MRVVTIIPTYNEVESLPRTLARLRSAVPASDVLIVDDNSPDGTGDLADRAAAADAQVHVLHRTGKEGLGAAYIAGFRWALERDYDVLVEMDADGSHRPEQLQGLLDAVDRADLVIGSRWVSGGSVVNWPAHRKLLSRAGSTYSRFMLGLPVRDITAGFRAFRRSTLEALDLSAVESVGYGFQVDMTFRVARLGLTIVEVPITFVERELGDSKMSGNIVFEAIANVTRWGLGARWAKLTGRA encoded by the coding sequence GTGCGAGTCGTCACGATCATCCCCACCTACAACGAGGTCGAGTCCCTGCCACGGACCCTGGCCCGGCTGCGCTCGGCCGTGCCGGCCTCCGACGTCCTGATCGTCGACGACAACAGCCCCGACGGCACCGGTGATCTCGCCGACCGCGCCGCGGCCGCCGACGCGCAGGTGCACGTGCTGCACCGCACCGGCAAGGAGGGTCTGGGCGCCGCGTACATCGCGGGCTTCCGGTGGGCGCTGGAGCGTGACTACGACGTCCTGGTGGAGATGGACGCGGACGGCTCGCACCGGCCCGAGCAGCTGCAGGGCCTGCTGGATGCGGTGGACCGGGCGGACCTGGTGATCGGCAGCCGCTGGGTGAGTGGCGGCAGCGTGGTGAACTGGCCCGCGCACCGCAAGCTGCTCTCCCGTGCCGGCAGCACCTACTCGCGGTTCATGCTGGGCCTGCCGGTCCGCGACATCACCGCCGGGTTCCGGGCGTTCCGGCGCTCCACCCTCGAGGCCCTGGACCTGTCCGCGGTCGAGTCCGTGGGCTACGGCTTCCAGGTGGACATGACCTTCCGCGTCGCCCGGCTGGGCCTGACCATCGTGGAGGTGCCCATCACGTTCGTGGAGCGCGAGCTCGGGGACTCGAAGATGAGCGGGAACATCGTGTTCGAGGCCATCGCGAACGTCACGCGCTGGGGCCTGGGCGCCCGCTGGGCCAAGCTCACCGGCCGCGCCTGA
- a CDS encoding RNA polymerase-binding protein RbpA: MSDRSLRGMRLGAQSMETESGVEPAPRQRVEYRCEDGERVFVTFSSEAEIPATWVSKTGKEALLVDGEKPDTSNDKPVRTHWDMLLERRSVEELEQILQDRLTILRERRGERRSA; this comes from the coding sequence ATGAGCGATCGCAGCCTGCGCGGCATGCGCCTCGGAGCGCAGTCGATGGAGACGGAATCCGGCGTCGAGCCCGCTCCCCGGCAGCGGGTCGAGTACCGGTGCGAGGACGGTGAGCGGGTCTTCGTGACCTTCTCGTCCGAGGCGGAGATCCCGGCGACCTGGGTCTCCAAGACCGGCAAGGAAGCGCTCCTGGTCGACGGGGAGAAGCCCGACACCTCGAACGACAAGCCCGTCCGTACCCACTGGGACATGCTGCTCGAGCGCCGCTCCGTCGAGGAACTCGAGCAGATCCTCCAGGACCGCCTGACGATCCTGCGCGAGCGTCGCGGGGAGCGCCGCTCCGCCTGA
- a CDS encoding SPFH domain-containing protein, which translates to MNGSAGTIGLAVVLIALIIFVLVVLVKSVRIIPQARAGVVERLGKYQRTLNPGLTILIPFVDRLLPLLDLREQVVSFPPQPVITEDNLVVSIDTVVYFQVTDPRAATYEIANYIQAVEQLTTTTLRNVVGGLNLEEALTSRDQINGQLRGVLDEATGRWGIRVGRVELKAIDPPHSIQDSMEKQMRAERDRRAAILTAEGTKQSQILTAEGQRQAAILAAEGDAKAAILRADGEAQAIHKVFDAIHKGNPTQKLLAYQYLQTLPKLAEGSANKLWIIPSEVGEALKGIGNVLGTTTPDSPSDGPEMVSRS; encoded by the coding sequence ATGAACGGCTCCGCCGGAACGATCGGACTCGCAGTAGTCCTGATCGCCCTCATCATCTTCGTCCTCGTCGTCCTCGTGAAGTCCGTGCGGATCATCCCGCAGGCCCGCGCGGGAGTCGTCGAGCGGCTCGGCAAGTACCAGCGGACCCTGAATCCGGGGCTGACGATCCTGATCCCGTTCGTCGATCGCCTGCTGCCGCTCCTCGACCTCCGCGAGCAGGTGGTCTCCTTCCCGCCCCAGCCCGTCATCACCGAGGACAACCTCGTGGTGTCCATCGACACCGTGGTCTACTTCCAGGTCACCGACCCCCGGGCGGCGACCTACGAGATCGCCAACTACATCCAGGCCGTCGAGCAGCTGACCACCACCACCCTGAGGAACGTCGTCGGCGGCCTCAACCTCGAGGAGGCCCTCACCTCCCGCGACCAGATCAACGGCCAGCTCCGCGGTGTCCTCGACGAGGCCACCGGCCGCTGGGGCATCCGGGTGGGCCGCGTGGAACTCAAGGCGATCGACCCGCCCCACTCCATCCAGGACTCCATGGAGAAGCAGATGCGCGCCGAGCGTGACCGCCGCGCCGCGATCCTGACCGCCGAGGGCACCAAGCAGTCCCAGATCCTCACGGCGGAGGGCCAGCGCCAGGCCGCCATCCTCGCCGCCGAGGGTGACGCGAAGGCCGCGATCCTGCGAGCCGACGGCGAGGCGCAGGCCATCCACAAGGTCTTCGACGCCATCCACAAGGGCAACCCCACGCAGAAGCTGCTCGCCTACCAGTACCTCCAGACCCTCCCCAAGCTGGCCGAAGGCTCCGCGAACAAGCTCTGGATCATCCCCAGCGAGGTCGGCGAGGCGCTGAAGGGCATCGGCAACGTCCTCGGCACCACCACGCCCGACTCCCCCTCGGACGGGCCGGAGATGGTGTCGCGCTCCTGA
- a CDS encoding NfeD family protein has product MMEWLLDNGWILWLVLFLGLAAVETLTLDLLFLMLSVGALAALVATFVGAGFVLQIVVFAVVSLLMILLVRPVAVRHLRKGPRDQLNNIDRLVGASAVALEPVTAHSGTVKIGGDTWTARSSDGAALPAGTRLSVARIDGATAVVEPAGPDAERTAPTAAD; this is encoded by the coding sequence CTGATGGAGTGGTTGCTCGACAACGGCTGGATCCTGTGGCTGGTCCTGTTCCTGGGGCTCGCGGCAGTGGAGACCCTGACCCTCGACCTGCTCTTCCTCATGCTCTCGGTCGGCGCCCTGGCCGCCCTGGTCGCCACGTTCGTCGGCGCGGGGTTCGTGCTGCAGATCGTCGTGTTCGCCGTCGTCTCGCTGCTCATGATCCTGCTCGTCCGGCCCGTGGCCGTGCGGCACCTGCGCAAGGGTCCGCGGGACCAGCTCAACAACATCGACCGGCTCGTCGGCGCGTCGGCTGTCGCCCTGGAACCGGTCACGGCCCACTCCGGCACCGTGAAGATCGGCGGGGACACCTGGACGGCCCGCTCGTCGGACGGCGCCGCCCTGCCCGCGGGCACCCGCCTGTCCGTCGCGAGGATCGACGGTGCCACCGCCGTCGTCGAGCCCGCCGGTCCCGACGCCGAGCGCACCGCGCCGACCGCCGCGGACTAG
- a CDS encoding putative RNA methyltransferase → MSPVSPVPRSLPHPLLVCPVCSSALAEGDRSLACALGHRFDAARQGYYNLLTGKGTPFESDTADMVDARERFLGSGAYDPLRRAVVRAVRGRTADPAVALDAGAGTGYYLEGLVAEAPACYPVALDLSKMALRRAARRLPGGISLVWDVWRRLPLADASVDVLLNVFAPRNPGEFVRILAPGGCLVVVTPRPGHLAGLEAVGPLLSVPAHKADDVLASFEGALVETGREDLDYAMSLPRDLARSALVMGPAARHARAEDAAEVAEAAGAAPLEVAARFTVQVLARP, encoded by the coding sequence GTGTCCCCCGTGTCCCCCGTACCCCGCTCCCTCCCCCATCCCCTCCTGGTCTGCCCCGTCTGCTCCTCCGCGCTCGCGGAGGGGGACCGGTCCCTGGCGTGTGCGCTCGGGCACCGCTTCGACGCCGCCCGCCAGGGCTACTACAACCTGCTCACCGGCAAGGGGACGCCCTTCGAGAGCGACACCGCCGACATGGTCGATGCCCGGGAGCGGTTCCTCGGCTCGGGTGCCTACGACCCGCTCCGCCGGGCGGTGGTCCGGGCCGTCCGCGGCCGGACGGCGGACCCCGCCGTGGCCCTCGACGCGGGGGCGGGCACGGGCTACTACCTGGAAGGACTCGTGGCCGAGGCGCCCGCGTGCTATCCCGTGGCGCTCGACCTCTCGAAGATGGCCCTGCGCCGGGCCGCCCGGAGGCTGCCCGGCGGGATCAGCCTGGTCTGGGACGTCTGGCGGCGGCTCCCGCTCGCCGACGCGTCGGTCGACGTGCTCCTGAACGTCTTCGCACCGCGGAACCCCGGCGAGTTCGTGCGCATCCTCGCGCCGGGCGGGTGCCTCGTCGTCGTCACCCCCCGGCCCGGACACCTCGCCGGGCTGGAAGCGGTGGGTCCGCTGCTGTCCGTCCCGGCGCACAAGGCCGACGACGTCCTCGCATCCTTCGAGGGGGCGCTGGTGGAGACCGGCCGGGAGGACCTGGACTACGCCATGTCCCTCCCCCGGGACCTCGCCCGCTCCGCCCTGGTCATGGGGCCCGCGGCGCGGCATGCACGGGCGGAGGACGCGGCAGAGGTGGCGGAAGCGGCCGGCGCAGCCCCGCTGGAGGTCGCGGCGCGCTTCACCGTCCAGGTCCTGGCCCGCCCCTGA
- a CDS encoding S9 family peptidase: MKPDQIELLTTTGTPTLHPDGSRLVVAATRPDLRADSYVGQLWEITLDGERRRLTRGFRDTAPRYSHDGALLVFLRAAPGGKPQLFAVRASGGEPVQLTDQPLGVAHFDISPDAGTIVFAARVPEHGRYGTVDGVNGALEDPRLITGYKYRMNGLGYTTDKRSQLFSVPVPSLDAEPYIAAVGRMKQEHADGPGALEEQGAVPPATQLTTADADHLEPVFSADGQRILFTAALAEDADSTLVSDIHSIALDGGDHRTLTNLGGDTRLGCSAPRPSADGAWLFFLASDLSPSGLDFVARNTALHVLPIGDPQDVRRLTDPETVDVGDVQEIVADGPDSVLVVNRTRGMGELLRVSAAGESETLVAGSTVVTGAAAAGGTVVVSYTDPATSGDAAVVESGALRRVSDFSAALRDATRVAEPQERTYPAPDGTPVHGWVVLPEGEGPHPVLLVIHGGPFAQYGWGYFDEAQVYAAAGYAVLLCNPRGAAGYGQAHGRVIKEAMGTVDLDDVLAFLDGALAGHGVMDHGRLGVMGGSYGGYLTAWTIAHDHRFEAAIVERGYLDPPSFVGSSDIGWFFSEQYTGTDPARVSEQNPFAKIGQVRTPAFVIHSEEDLRCPIEQAQRYYTALKKQGVETELLVFPGETHELSRSGSPWHRRQRFEHILRWWARYLPTAANPAPSPAPSPAPSPAPSPAQ; encoded by the coding sequence GTGAAACCAGACCAGATCGAACTCCTGACCACCACCGGCACACCGACACTCCATCCGGACGGCTCCCGCCTGGTGGTCGCCGCGACCCGCCCCGACCTCCGCGCCGACAGCTACGTGGGCCAGCTGTGGGAGATCACGCTCGACGGCGAGCGACGCCGGCTCACGCGCGGCTTCCGTGACACCGCCCCCCGGTACTCGCACGACGGCGCGCTGCTCGTCTTCCTCCGGGCCGCGCCGGGCGGCAAGCCGCAGCTGTTCGCCGTGCGCGCCTCGGGCGGCGAGCCCGTGCAGCTCACCGACCAGCCCCTCGGCGTCGCGCACTTCGACATCTCCCCGGATGCGGGGACCATCGTCTTCGCGGCACGCGTACCCGAGCACGGGCGCTACGGCACCGTCGACGGCGTGAACGGTGCACTGGAGGACCCCCGCCTGATCACCGGGTACAAGTACCGCATGAACGGCCTCGGCTACACGACGGACAAGCGCTCCCAGCTGTTCAGCGTCCCGGTGCCCAGCCTCGACGCCGAGCCGTACATCGCCGCCGTCGGCAGGATGAAGCAGGAGCACGCGGACGGCCCGGGCGCGCTCGAGGAGCAGGGCGCGGTGCCGCCCGCGACACAGCTGACGACGGCGGACGCCGACCACCTCGAGCCGGTGTTCTCCGCCGACGGGCAGCGCATCCTCTTCACGGCCGCGCTCGCGGAGGACGCCGACTCCACCCTCGTGTCCGACATCCACTCGATAGCACTCGACGGCGGCGACCACCGGACGCTGACCAACCTCGGCGGGGACACGCGCCTCGGGTGCAGCGCACCACGCCCGAGCGCCGACGGCGCGTGGCTGTTCTTCCTGGCATCGGACCTCTCGCCCTCGGGCCTGGACTTCGTGGCCCGGAACACGGCGCTCCACGTCCTGCCGATCGGGGACCCGCAGGACGTGCGGCGGCTCACCGACCCGGAGACCGTGGACGTCGGCGACGTCCAGGAGATCGTCGCGGACGGGCCCGACTCCGTGCTCGTCGTCAACCGCACGCGCGGCATGGGCGAACTCCTCCGCGTCTCGGCCGCGGGGGAGAGCGAGACCCTCGTCGCCGGCTCCACCGTGGTGACGGGAGCCGCGGCGGCCGGCGGCACCGTCGTCGTCTCCTACACCGACCCGGCCACCTCCGGCGACGCCGCGGTCGTCGAGAGCGGCGCGCTGCGTCGTGTCTCGGACTTCTCGGCTGCCCTGCGCGACGCCACGCGTGTCGCGGAGCCGCAGGAGCGCACCTACCCTGCGCCCGACGGGACGCCCGTGCACGGGTGGGTCGTCCTGCCCGAGGGCGAGGGCCCGCACCCGGTGCTGCTCGTCATCCACGGAGGGCCCTTCGCGCAGTACGGGTGGGGCTACTTCGACGAGGCCCAGGTGTACGCTGCCGCGGGGTATGCGGTGCTGCTGTGCAACCCACGCGGCGCCGCCGGCTACGGGCAGGCACACGGCCGCGTCATCAAGGAGGCGATGGGCACGGTGGACCTCGACGACGTCCTCGCCTTCCTCGACGGCGCGCTCGCCGGCCACGGCGTCATGGACCACGGGCGGCTCGGGGTCATGGGCGGCTCCTACGGCGGCTACCTGACGGCCTGGACGATCGCCCACGACCACCGCTTCGAAGCCGCGATCGTCGAGCGCGGGTACCTGGACCCGCCGTCGTTCGTGGGCTCCTCCGACATCGGCTGGTTCTTCTCGGAGCAGTACACCGGGACTGACCCGGCGCGGGTGTCGGAGCAGAACCCGTTCGCGAAGATCGGGCAGGTGCGGACGCCCGCGTTCGTCATCCACTCGGAGGAGGACCTGCGGTGCCCCATCGAGCAGGCCCAGCGGTACTACACGGCCCTGAAGAAGCAGGGGGTCGAGACGGAGCTGCTCGTGTTCCCGGGTGAGACCCACGAGCTGTCGAGGTCGGGGTCCCCGTGGCACCGCAGGCAGCGCTTCGAGCACATCCTGCGGTGGTGGGCACGCTACCTGCCCACGGCAGCGAATCCGGCGCCCTCCCCGGCGCCCTCCCCGGCGCCCTCCCCGGCGCCCTCTCCGGCGCAGTAG
- a CDS encoding peptide deformylase, translating to MTAAAPADDVPAMLPPGALVERVEAVLAQDLPAIVRAGHPVLRRPAQDFEGQLDDGTLGRLIATMRRVMHEAPGVGLAAPQIGIPLRIAVLEDRGVQDPAVAEARGRTPLPFTVLINPRYEAADGALAAFYEGCLSVPGYQAVVERHARITATYTQPGGITVTAGFEGWPARIVQHETDHLNGQLYLDRALLRSLTADAEHHRWAQPTVDAARRGLGF from the coding sequence ATGACTGCAGCTGCTCCAGCCGACGACGTCCCTGCGATGCTCCCACCCGGGGCCCTCGTGGAGCGGGTCGAGGCCGTCCTGGCCCAGGACCTGCCCGCGATCGTCCGTGCAGGGCACCCGGTGCTGCGGCGACCGGCCCAGGACTTCGAGGGCCAGCTCGACGACGGGACGCTGGGGCGGCTGATCGCCACCATGCGGCGCGTGATGCACGAGGCGCCGGGCGTGGGTCTCGCCGCGCCGCAGATCGGCATCCCGCTGCGGATCGCCGTGCTCGAGGACCGCGGTGTCCAGGACCCGGCGGTCGCCGAGGCACGTGGCCGCACGCCCCTGCCCTTCACCGTGCTCATCAACCCCCGCTACGAGGCCGCGGACGGCGCCCTGGCGGCGTTCTACGAGGGCTGCCTCTCGGTGCCCGGCTACCAGGCCGTCGTCGAGCGGCACGCCCGTATCACGGCGACCTACACGCAGCCCGGCGGCATCACGGTCACCGCCGGGTTCGAGGGCTGGCCCGCCCGGATAGTGCAGCACGAGACCGACCACCTGAACGGGCAGCTGTACCTGGACCGGGCCCTCCTGCGGTCCCTCACCGCCGACGCCGAACACCACCGGTGGGCGCAGCCGACCGTCGACGCCGCGCGACGGGGTCTCGGCTTCTGA
- a CDS encoding excinuclease ABC subunit UvrA, protein MSTATTSAEQGQAHAADSHDLIRVRGARENNLRDITIDIPKRRLSVFTGVSGSGKSSLVFDTIAAESQRMINETYSAFVQGFMPTLARPEVDVLEGLTTAIIVDQERMGANPRSTVGTATDVNAMLRIVFSRLGQPQIGSSQAFSFNVASISGAGAVTIERGGTTVKERRSFTVTGGMCPRCEGMGSVTDMDLTQLYDEAKSLNEGALTIPGYSMEGWYGRIYSGTGFFDADKPIRDFTKRELQDLLYREPTKIKVDGINITYEGLIPKIQKSMLSKDRESMQPHIRAFVDRAVTFTTCPECDGTRLSEAARSSKIDGVSIADACAMQISDLAVWVRGLTEPSVAPLLAALEETLGSFVEIGLGYLSLDRPSGTLSGGESQRTKMIRHLGSSLTDITYVFDEPTIGLHPHDIQRMNDLLLRLRDKGNTVLVVEHKPEMIAIADHVVDLGPGAGTAGGTVCFEGSVDGLRRSGTLTGRHLDDRAALKATVRGRRGELEIRGATSHNVQDVDVDIPLGVLCVITGVAGSGKSSLIHGSVSRREGVVAVDQTAIKGSRRSNPATYTGMLEPIRKAFAKANGVKPALFSANSEGACPTCNGAGVIFTDLAMMAGVATTCEVCGGKRFMAEVLEYKLGGKDISEVLAMPVTEAAEFFRAGEGKVPAAHAILSRLSDVGLGYLSLGQPLTTLSGGERQRLKLATHMGEKGGILVLDEPTAGLHLADVENLLGLLDRLVDAGKSVLVIEHHQAVMAHADWIIDIGPGAGHDGGKVVFEGTPADIVAARSTLTGRHLAEYVGA, encoded by the coding sequence ATGAGCACGGCCACGACAAGCGCCGAGCAGGGACAGGCGCACGCCGCGGACAGCCACGACCTCATCAGGGTCCGGGGCGCGCGGGAGAACAACCTCAGGGACATCACGATCGACATCCCGAAACGGCGGCTCTCGGTGTTCACGGGCGTCTCGGGGTCCGGCAAGAGCTCGCTCGTCTTCGACACCATCGCCGCCGAGTCGCAGCGCATGATCAACGAGACGTACAGCGCCTTCGTGCAGGGCTTCATGCCGACCCTCGCCCGCCCCGAGGTGGACGTCCTCGAGGGCCTCACCACCGCGATCATCGTCGACCAGGAACGCATGGGCGCCAATCCGCGGTCCACCGTCGGCACCGCCACCGACGTCAACGCGATGCTGAGGATCGTGTTCTCGCGCCTCGGGCAGCCCCAGATCGGATCCTCGCAGGCGTTCTCGTTCAACGTGGCGTCGATCAGCGGAGCGGGCGCCGTCACGATCGAGCGCGGCGGCACCACGGTCAAGGAACGCCGCAGCTTCACGGTGACCGGCGGCATGTGCCCGCGATGCGAGGGCATGGGGTCCGTCACCGACATGGACCTCACGCAGCTCTACGACGAGGCGAAGTCCCTGAACGAGGGAGCGCTGACCATCCCCGGGTACAGCATGGAGGGCTGGTACGGGCGCATCTACAGCGGCACCGGGTTCTTCGACGCCGACAAGCCCATCCGGGACTTCACCAAGCGGGAGCTGCAGGACCTGCTCTACAGGGAGCCGACGAAGATCAAGGTCGACGGCATCAACATCACCTACGAGGGCCTGATCCCCAAGATCCAGAAGTCGATGCTCTCCAAGGACCGCGAGTCGATGCAGCCGCACATCCGCGCCTTCGTGGACCGGGCCGTCACCTTCACCACGTGTCCGGAGTGCGACGGGACGCGCCTCAGCGAGGCCGCCAGGTCCTCGAAGATCGACGGCGTCAGCATCGCCGACGCGTGCGCCATGCAGATCAGCGACCTCGCGGTCTGGGTCCGCGGGCTGACCGAACCGTCCGTGGCGCCGCTGCTGGCCGCGCTGGAGGAGACCCTCGGCTCGTTCGTGGAGATCGGACTCGGCTACCTCAGCCTCGACCGCCCCTCCGGCACGCTGTCCGGGGGCGAGTCACAGCGCACCAAGATGATCCGGCACCTCGGTTCGTCGCTGACGGACATCACGTACGTGTTCGACGAACCGACGATCGGGCTCCACCCGCACGACATCCAGCGCATGAACGACCTGCTGCTGCGCCTGCGCGACAAGGGGAACACCGTCCTCGTGGTCGAGCACAAACCCGAGATGATCGCGATCGCCGACCATGTGGTCGACCTCGGCCCGGGGGCCGGGACCGCGGGCGGCACGGTGTGCTTCGAAGGATCCGTGGACGGACTGCGGCGCAGCGGCACGCTCACGGGCCGGCATCTCGACGACCGGGCGGCCCTGAAGGCCACGGTGCGCGGACGCCGCGGGGAGCTGGAGATCAGGGGAGCGACATCGCACAACGTGCAGGACGTCGACGTGGACATCCCCCTCGGCGTGCTGTGCGTGATCACCGGCGTGGCCGGATCGGGCAAGAGCTCCCTGATCCACGGCTCGGTCTCCCGCCGGGAGGGCGTGGTGGCGGTTGACCAGACGGCGATCAAGGGTTCACGCCGCAGCAACCCCGCCACGTACACCGGCATGCTCGAGCCCATCCGGAAGGCGTTCGCGAAGGCCAACGGCGTCAAGCCGGCCCTGTTCAGCGCGAACTCCGAGGGTGCCTGCCCCACCTGCAACGGCGCAGGCGTCATCTTCACGGACCTCGCCATGATGGCCGGCGTCGCCACGACCTGCGAGGTCTGCGGCGGCAAGCGCTTCATGGCCGAGGTGCTGGAGTACAAGCTCGGCGGGAAGGACATCAGCGAGGTCCTGGCGATGCCCGTCACCGAGGCCGCCGAGTTCTTCCGGGCCGGCGAGGGCAAGGTGCCCGCCGCCCATGCGATCCTCAGCCGTCTCTCCGACGTCGGGCTCGGGTACCTGAGCCTCGGTCAGCCCCTGACCACGCTGTCCGGCGGCGAGCGCCAGCGCCTCAAGCTCGCCACCCACATGGGGGAGAAGGGCGGCATCCTGGTCCTCGACGAACCCACGGCAGGCCTGCACCTGGCCGACGTCGAGAATCTGCTGGGCCTGCTGGACCGCCTGGTCGATGCCGGCAAGTCGGTGCTCGTCATCGAGCACCACCAGGCCGTGATGGCGCACGCGGACTGGATCATCGACATCGGACCCGGCGCGGGGCACGACGGCGGCAAGGTCGTCTTCGAGGGGACCCCGGCGGACATCGTCGCCGCCCGCTCGACCCTGACGGGCCGGCACCTGGCCGAGTACGTCGGCGCCTGA